In Gammaproteobacteria bacterium, the DNA window TCTTGTAATCCGAAGATTTTTCTTGCGGTCATTTGTGCTGGCTGGTAGCCCACTGCTTGCCAAAAGCGTTGGGCAATCTCATTTTTGGGGTGATAGGCCAAATCGCAGTAGGGAATGTCGTATTCGCGGATAGCCGCTTCAAACGTTTCAACCAGCTTACGGCCAATACCTTGTTTTCGATGTTCTGGAGACACCCACAGCGCATGAATAAAGGCACGTTTTTGCCACTCGCTTAGGGGATTAGGTGTGGTGTCCGCTTCTCCAATCAGAAATCCGACGGGCTTTCGGTGATACTCGCCAACGGTCACCAATGCCGACGGTTGTTGGTCCAGAGCGTTGACCCATCGACGCAGTTGGC includes these proteins:
- a CDS encoding GNAT family N-acetyltransferase gives rise to the protein QLRRWVNALDQQPSALVTVGEYHRKPVGFLIGEADTTPNPLSEWQKRAFIHALWVSPEHRKQGIGRKLVETFEAAIREYDIPYCDLAYHPKNEIAQRFWQAVGYQPAQMTARKIFGLQEIEQA